CAGGCCGAGGAGACGGGCAAACGGCTGCGCGAGGTGTTCGGCCGCGAGCGGGTCAGCGTGTACGTCTCCCCGTACCGCCGCACACACGAGACGCTGCGCGCCTTCCATCTGGACCCGGAGCTCATACGGGTGCGCGAGGAGCCCCGGCTGCGCGAGCAGGACTGGGGAAACTGGCAGGACTGTGACGACGTTCGCCTCCAGAAGGCCTACCGGGACGCGTACGGTCACTTCTTCTACCGCTTCGCCCAGGGCGAGTCCGGTGCCGACGTGTACGACAGGGTCGGCGGCTTCCTGGAGAGCCTGTACCGCAGCTTCGAGGCACCCGACCACCCGCCGAACGTGCTGCTGGTGACCCATGGCCTGGCCATGCGCCTGTTCTGCATGCGCTGGTTCCACTGGACGGTCGCGGAGTTCGAGTCGCTGTCGAACCCGGGGAACGCGGAGATGCGGATGCTCGTTCTCGGGGACGACGGCAAGTACGTGATGGACCGGCCCTTCGACCGCTGGCGGGATCCGGATCCGTACGGGATCACTGGATAGGGTGGCATGGCGATGACCGCTGACTCCTCTCCCGGCCTGCGCCTGGAGCGTGCCCTGGCCAGCCTGCGCGGACTGGCGGTGGGGGACGCGCTGGGCTCGCAGTTCTTCGTGCCGGTGAACTACCCGCTGTTGAAGAGCCGCGAGCTGCCGCCCGGCCCTTGGCAGTGGACGGACGACACGGAGATGGCCTGTTCCGTGGTCGCCGTCCTGGTCGCCCACCACCGCGTCGACCAGGACGCGCTGGCCCGCTCCTTCGCCGAGCACCACGACTTCGACCGGGGCTACGGCCCCGCCGTCAACCGTCTGCTGCGGCTGATCCGGGAAGGCGGAGACTGGCGCGAGCTCGCCGCCGCGCTCTTCAACGGCCAGGGGTCGTGGGGCAACGGCGCCGCGATGCGGATCGCACCGCTCGGCGCCTGGTACGCGGACGACCCGGAGCAGGCGACCCACCAGGCGGAGATCTCGGCCTACCCGACGCACCAGCACCGTGAGGCGGTGGTCGGCGCCATGGCCGTCGCCGCGGCCGCCTCGCTGGCCGCGGCGCCCGGTGGACCGCCAAGTCCGGAGGCGCTCCTCGACGGCGTCATCGCACTCGTCCCGAAGAGCGCCGTCGGCGCGGGACTGCGGCGAGCCCGGGACATGCTCGACTACGCCGATGCCGGCACCGTCGCAGCCGTGCTGGGCTGCGGCCGGCGTACGACGGCCCACGACACCGTGCCCTTCGCGCTCTGGTCGGCCGCCAGAGCTCTGGGGGACTACGAGCAGGCGTTCTGGACGACCGCACAGGTCGGCGGCGACGTGGACACGACCTGCGCCATCGTGGGCGGGGTGATCGCCTCCGGGAAGGCGGGGACGCCTCCGGCCGAGTGGGCGGGACGGACCGAGGCGTTGCCGGAGTGGGCTCCGGACTCCATGTGACCTGACTGATCACACCGCACCACAACTGCACCACGGGGATCGGCCGTACGTCTGTGTGCCGCTGACTGGTCAGGGCTTCGGGGTGGCGCCCATCTCGGCGGTGAAGACCACGGGGTCGCTGTCGAACCCTCGGATCATTTCGTGAAACTCCCACGCCGCGGAGGAATCCCGGGTGAACTCCGCGACGGTCGTGGCGGTGCATCCGGCGACCTGCGTGAAGTCGTCCTTCAGCAGCTCTTTGTACCCCTCGACCACAAGCACTCCGGCGTTCGACAGGTCACCGAAGGTCTTGGGACCGCTGTTCTGGTGGATCGCCACGCCCACGACCACCCGTGCGAAGGAGGTCGCGAGGCGCTCGAGCTCCAGAGTCATCACTTCGACATAGCCGAAACCCTGACCGGTCTGGCTGTGCCGGCTCATGTTGATGGTGCCGTCCGGTGAGCGGCTGTCGAAGTGGACGACGTACACCGGCCGTCCATAGGGGGCGTCCGCCGAGTAGGTCGCGGCGATGATGTCGAGATGATGAGGTGGCTCATTCCAGGGACTCGGGTCCCACTTGAGCCGCACCTCGGCCTTCCCCACTCCCTGGCTGCCGCTGCTCACCGGATAACCGCCTCTCCGCTGGAAAACCACCACGGGATGATCCCCCGCATGGGCAAGTATGGCTCTCGGTCGTCGTGTTGAAGCCTTGTGCGGCTGGCTCCTTTGGCGGGCCGGTGCGTTCGGTGCACTGGCGGACCTGGCACGCCTACCCGCAGGACTTTGCTCCTGCCATTCTTCGGCGGCCGGAAAGTGGCGCTGAATCTGTGGGGAACATGAGAATTTGTGTGATCTCTGGGGCGCTGGGAAGACGCCGCCGTTATGAGTACCCCCCACACGAGCACGGTCTACGAGGCCACGGAGCAGCAGAGCCTGGGCGTGCGAGCGGCGCCGCCGCTCGTCCCCTCCTCGGCGGAACGCCGCAGAGGCGGCGGGCGGGGCTTCTCGTCGGCGCTGCGTGGTGGGCGGGTGGCGGGGCTGGACGGATTGCGGACGGTCGCCGTGGCGTTGGTGATCGTGTACCACCTGGAGCCGGACCTGGTGCCCGGAGGCTCGGTGGCCGTGGACGTCTTCTTCACGCTCAGCGGCTTCGTCATCACCCGGCTGCTGGTCGCCGAGTACGCCCGTACCGGTCGTATCGGCCTGCGGTCGTTCTACCGGCGGCGGTGGTTGCGGCTGGTACCGGCCATGCTGGTGATGTGCGCGGTCACCGCCTTGCTGTCCGTGGCGCTCCCGCTGTCACTGTTCGAGGGGGCGTGGGCGGCGGCGGCGCTGGCCGCGGCCTCGGTGGTCAACCTGGTACGGGCTGGGGAGTCCGGGCCGTACTCGGATCTCACCGCGCCACTGAGCCACACCTGGTCTCTGGGCGTGGAGGAGCAGTTCTATCTGGCCTGGCCGCTCCTGCTGCTCGTACTGCTACGGCACGCGACCGCGCGGACGGTACTGGGCTGGATCGCCGCGCTGTGTGTCCTGCCGGTGCTCTGGCGGATGGTGCTCTGGGACCCCACGGCGGCGCACCGCATCTACAACGGCCCCGACACCCGCGCCGATCAACTCCTCGTCGGGGCTCTGCTGGCCGTCGTCCTGGCCCGACTGCGCGCCGACGACCCCCGGCTGGCGCTGCTGCGCCGATGGGCGGGACGGCTGTGCTGGCCCGCGCTCGCGCTGCTGGGGCTGATCGCCTGGCAGATCCCGATCACCGAAGCGAGCGGGTGGATCCCCGTGTGGTACACGGTCGGTTTCCTGGCCGCCGCCGTTCTGTCGGCCACGGTGGTGGCGGCGCTGGATTTGTGCCCGCGGTCGTGGCCGTCCCGTCTGCTGTCGGTGTCCGCGCTGGCATGGGTCGGACGCAACCTCAGCTACGGGATGTACCTGTGGCACTACCCCGTCATACGGCTGCTCTCCGACCTCGGCGTGGACGGCGGCATGCTGCTCCCCGCCGGCGTCGTGGCGACGGTCGCGGCGGCCCTCGCCTCGTACGCCCTCGTCGAACGGCCTTTGCTGCGACGCGACCGGTTCCGGGTGCGCCGGCTGGAGCCCGTTGCCGCCGCAACGCGTTCACCAGCTCTGTGACCAGCGCCTTCAGCAAGGTCAGCGGCGCAGCTTCACCTTGTTGACCGCGGCGACGCCGAAGGCCGCGAGGGCTATCTGGATGATCCACTCGACCCAGTCGACGCCCTCTGTGTCGGCGACGTCGAGGCCGGCGGCGATGCCGGTTCCGATGAAGGCGGCGACGATACCGATCCCGATCGTCCACAGGATGCCGATGCGTTGGCGGCCGGGGACGACGAGCCGGCCGAGGACACCGATCACGATGCCGATGACGATCGCGCTGATGACGCCTGAGATCTCCATGAGCGGTATGCCACCCCTCAGTCCGTTGGTGAGATACGAGTGCCCGTTAGAGAAGGCGCCACTCCGCTCTGCTACGTCCGCTCGGCGCCGTCCGCTCCGCGACGAGTTCCGTGTTGCACAGGCCTTGGGCGAGCAGGCGCGCGACGTCGAGTTCGCGTGGGGTGAGAGTGGTCAGTGTGGCTGAGGGTGGTCAGTTGAGGGCGGGGGCCCGTCGGTTGGGGGTGGGGGCCGGTCGGTTCGACGTGGTCGGGGGTGTCGTTGCTGGGTCAGCGGTGTCCAGCCAGTCGCCGATGAGCGTGACCGCATCCTTCACCGTTGCGCGCGGGGCGCCAGAGGATTCGACCGAGGTGCGGGCTATCGCGGCGATTTCGGAGTCGGTGAGGGCGAAGGCCGTACGGGCTGTTTCGTACTCCTCCAGCAGGCCGGGGCCGAACAGGAGGGGGTCGTCGGCGTTGAGGGTGCACCGGACGCCGGCTCGCAGCAGAAGCGGGAGGGGATGGACGGACAGGGATCCAACGACGCCGAGGGCGACGTTGGAGGTGGGGCAGACGTCGAGGACCACGCCTTGCGCGGCCAGGCGGGCGACGAGAGCCGGATCCTCGACCGCCCGTACGCCGTGGGCGATCCGTCGCGCGCCGAGCACGTCGAGCGCGGCGCGCACGCCGGCCGGACCGGCGAGTTCCCCTGCGTGCGGGGCGGAAATCAGCCCGGCATCACGGGCGATGGCGAATGCCTCGGCGAACGGCTCGGGGGCATATCGGGCCTCGTCCCCGGCCAGGCCGAAGGAGACCACCCCGTTGCCTGCCCGCCGGGCCGCGAGATGGGCGGCCTCGACGGCCTCCGAAGGGTCCGCGTTACGGCGGGCGAACACCAGGACGCCGAAGCCGACGCCCAGCCGGGCACCGGTACGGCGGCCCTCGTCGATCACCGCGTCCAGCAGGTCGAGCGCGGCGTCGGGATCGGCCTCGTAGGTCAGGGGGTTCACGTGCGGCTCGATCCACACCGCTCCGTCCGCGGAGGCGTCCTCGACCACTTCGCGCACCAGCCGCAGAAGGTTCTCCCGCGGGCCGTCGCGCACCAGCCGTGCAGCGACGCGATACAGGGGCATGAAGTCCTCGAACGTCGTGAAGC
The nucleotide sequence above comes from Streptomyces sp. NL15-2K. Encoded proteins:
- a CDS encoding TerD family protein, producing the protein MSSGSQGVGKAEVRLKWDPSPWNEPPHHLDIIAATYSADAPYGRPVYVVHFDSRSPDGTINMSRHSQTGQGFGYVEVMTLELERLATSFARVVVGVAIHQNSGPKTFGDLSNAGVLVVEGYKELLKDDFTQVAGCTATTVAEFTRDSSAAWEFHEMIRGFDSDPVVFTAEMGATPKP
- a CDS encoding histidine phosphatase family protein, whose translation is MARPRRIVLVRHGESTGNVDDTVYEREPDHSLALTERGWRQAEETGKRLREVFGRERVSVYVSPYRRTHETLRAFHLDPELIRVREEPRLREQDWGNWQDCDDVRLQKAYRDAYGHFFYRFAQGESGADVYDRVGGFLESLYRSFEAPDHPPNVLLVTHGLAMRLFCMRWFHWTVAEFESLSNPGNAEMRMLVLGDDGKYVMDRPFDRWRDPDPYGITG
- the add gene encoding adenosine deaminase, with the protein product MRSLAHLPKAHLHLHLEGAMRPATLAELAGERGEQPPDSSGFTTFEDFMPLYRVAARLVRDGPRENLLRLVREVVEDASADGAVWIEPHVNPLTYEADPDAALDLLDAVIDEGRRTGARLGVGFGVLVFARRNADPSEAVEAAHLAARRAGNGVVSFGLAGDEARYAPEPFAEAFAIARDAGLISAPHAGELAGPAGVRAALDVLGARRIAHGVRAVEDPALVARLAAQGVVLDVCPTSNVALGVVGSLSVHPLPLLLRAGVRCTLNADDPLLFGPGLLEEYETARTAFALTDSEIAAIARTSVESSGAPRATVKDAVTLIGDWLDTADPATTPPTTSNRPAPTPNRRAPALN
- a CDS encoding GlsB/YeaQ/YmgE family stress response membrane protein — translated: MEISGVISAIVIGIVIGVLGRLVVPGRQRIGILWTIGIGIVAAFIGTGIAAGLDVADTEGVDWVEWIIQIALAAFGVAAVNKVKLRR
- a CDS encoding ADP-ribosylglycohydrolase family protein, whose translation is MTADSSPGLRLERALASLRGLAVGDALGSQFFVPVNYPLLKSRELPPGPWQWTDDTEMACSVVAVLVAHHRVDQDALARSFAEHHDFDRGYGPAVNRLLRLIREGGDWRELAAALFNGQGSWGNGAAMRIAPLGAWYADDPEQATHQAEISAYPTHQHREAVVGAMAVAAAASLAAAPGGPPSPEALLDGVIALVPKSAVGAGLRRARDMLDYADAGTVAAVLGCGRRTTAHDTVPFALWSAARALGDYEQAFWTTAQVGGDVDTTCAIVGGVIASGKAGTPPAEWAGRTEALPEWAPDSM
- a CDS encoding acyltransferase, producing the protein MSTPHTSTVYEATEQQSLGVRAAPPLVPSSAERRRGGGRGFSSALRGGRVAGLDGLRTVAVALVIVYHLEPDLVPGGSVAVDVFFTLSGFVITRLLVAEYARTGRIGLRSFYRRRWLRLVPAMLVMCAVTALLSVALPLSLFEGAWAAAALAAASVVNLVRAGESGPYSDLTAPLSHTWSLGVEEQFYLAWPLLLLVLLRHATARTVLGWIAALCVLPVLWRMVLWDPTAAHRIYNGPDTRADQLLVGALLAVVLARLRADDPRLALLRRWAGRLCWPALALLGLIAWQIPITEASGWIPVWYTVGFLAAAVLSATVVAALDLCPRSWPSRLLSVSALAWVGRNLSYGMYLWHYPVIRLLSDLGVDGGMLLPAGVVATVAAALASYALVERPLLRRDRFRVRRLEPVAAATRSPAL